One Thomasclavelia spiroformis DSM 1552 DNA window includes the following coding sequences:
- a CDS encoding SPL family radical SAM protein — MHLKKVKGILSSSNGMNLYRGCTHGCIYCDSRSKCYHMEHAFEDVEVKENAIVLLENALKRKRLKCMLSTGSMTDPYLPLEDEFGSVRKALSLAYKYGFGFTLITKSNRVLKDLDLLKAINDKTKCVVQMTLTTYDEDLCKKIEPNVSTTKERVEVLKKLHDAGIPTVVWLCPILPFINDTEENIKGILNYCIEAKVYGVICFGMGLTLREGNREYFYSQLDQSFPYMKDKYIQTYGMQYQINSPNNTTLMKLFHQLCEDNGIVHDNKIIFEYLSEFEEKNRSIQLSLFDELL; from the coding sequence ATGCACTTAAAAAAGGTGAAAGGGATTTTATCTTCATCAAATGGAATGAACTTATATCGAGGTTGTACTCACGGCTGTATATATTGTGACTCAAGGAGCAAATGTTACCACATGGAACATGCTTTTGAAGATGTTGAAGTCAAAGAAAATGCTATTGTCCTTTTAGAAAATGCTTTAAAAAGGAAACGATTAAAATGTATGTTGAGCACTGGTTCTATGACAGATCCTTATCTTCCTCTTGAAGATGAATTTGGCAGTGTTAGAAAAGCATTATCGTTAGCATATAAGTATGGGTTTGGCTTTACTTTGATTACAAAATCTAATCGTGTATTAAAGGATTTAGATTTATTAAAAGCTATCAATGACAAGACAAAATGTGTAGTACAAATGACATTAACAACTTATGACGAGGATTTATGCAAAAAGATTGAACCAAATGTTAGTACTACAAAAGAAAGAGTCGAAGTTCTAAAAAAGCTACATGATGCTGGTATTCCTACAGTTGTTTGGCTTTGTCCTATTCTTCCTTTTATCAATGATACGGAAGAAAACATTAAGGGTATTTTAAATTATTGTATTGAAGCAAAAGTTTATGGTGTAATTTGTTTTGGAATGGGACTAACGCTTCGTGAGGGAAATAGAGAATATTTTTATAGTCAATTAGATCAATCATTTCCATATATGAAAGACAAATATATACAAACTTATGGTATGCAATATCAGATAAATAGTCCAAATAATACAACATTGATGAAACTTTTTCATCAATTATGTGAAGATAACGGAATAGTACATGACAACAAAATTATCTTTGAATATTTAAGTGAATTTGAAGAAAAAAATAGAAGTATCCAGTTGAGCTTATTTGATGAACTTCTTTAA
- a CDS encoding sensor histidine kinase: MKRINKFRTLKMELFLLCAVAFIICLFFYAITSTVASGLIDSYFNDRQNIEAIEKRNLKSLQKYVTDKEVTLKEIEQIKSWSLHQENVLLKVYFNGYLIYDSIYGMTENSNLALENENDYSKLNLYNLTLKDAKVNVNLLCFDYTLQNNVSTVISIITILLFFFIIIAGVRKKIKYLVQLYNDLNGLSNNLNHEVHIEGCDEITQVAYGIDSLRKSVIEKIENEKRAYDANMQLITTLSHDIKTPLTSIIAFIELAKGQVQKDDITYNYLNTAYEKSFHLNNLINELFSHFLLHSNSYEIKFEKVDSDILVSQILEENLYELESKGTIIKKETSDISSYIYVNITLFHRLFNNIFSNINKYADLKKPILIKYYLIDNDLIIIIKNTKKKEKSFKQSSTKIGLNNCKAIMKKHNGQFITHEDNNIFIIELHFPIHKK, from the coding sequence TTGAAGAGGATAAATAAATTTAGAACACTTAAAATGGAATTATTTTTATTATGTGCAGTAGCATTTATTATCTGTCTATTCTTTTATGCGATTACTTCTACTGTTGCTAGTGGACTAATTGATTCATATTTTAATGATCGTCAAAATATTGAAGCAATTGAAAAAAGAAATCTCAAGTCGCTACAAAAATATGTTACAGATAAAGAAGTCACCCTTAAGGAAATAGAACAAATAAAATCATGGTCACTTCATCAAGAAAATGTTCTTTTAAAAGTATATTTTAATGGATATTTGATATATGATAGTATTTATGGAATGACTGAAAATAGCAATTTAGCATTGGAAAATGAAAATGATTATTCAAAATTAAATTTATATAATTTAACTTTAAAAGATGCAAAAGTAAATGTAAATTTGTTATGTTTTGATTATACTCTTCAAAATAATGTAAGTACAGTCATTTCAATTATTACAATCTTACTATTTTTTTTCATAATAATTGCTGGAGTAAGAAAAAAAATTAAATATCTTGTTCAATTATACAATGATCTAAATGGATTATCTAATAATTTAAATCATGAAGTTCATATTGAAGGATGTGATGAAATAACACAAGTTGCTTATGGAATAGATTCCTTAAGAAAGTCAGTTATTGAAAAAATCGAAAATGAAAAAAGAGCTTATGATGCAAATATGCAACTTATAACTACTTTATCGCACGATATCAAAACTCCATTAACGTCAATTATTGCTTTTATTGAATTAGCTAAAGGTCAAGTTCAAAAAGACGATATAACATATAACTATTTAAATACAGCATATGAAAAATCATTTCATTTAAACAATTTAATCAATGAATTATTTTCGCATTTTTTATTACATTCAAATTCATATGAAATTAAATTTGAAAAAGTAGATTCTGATATTTTAGTTAGTCAAATCTTAGAAGAAAATCTTTATGAATTAGAATCAAAAGGAACTATAATAAAAAAAGAAACCAGTGATATTTCTTCTTATATTTATGTAAACATAACTTTATTTCATCGATTATTCAATAATATTTTTTCAAACATTAATAAATATGCTGACTTAAAAAAACCTATTTTAATCAAATATTATCTAATAGATAATGATTTAATTATCATAATTAAAAATACAAAAAAGAAAGAAAAAAGTTTTAAACAATCATCAACAAAAATAGGATTAAATAATTGTAAAGCGATTATGAAAAAACATAATGGGCAATTCATCACGCATGAAGATAATAATATATTTATAATAGAATTACATTTTCCTATTCATAAAAAATAA
- a CDS encoding helix-turn-helix transcriptional regulator, with translation MKESRLFRIIYHLMENGKSTAPELAEKLEVSVRTVYRDIDIISSAGVPIYVTTGRNGGIQIADSFVLDRLLLSDKEKEDIITALRSVSIVDDHNRDTLSKLSAIFNTKSENWLEVDFSRWGNKSQDNTMFQKIKEAIISHKMLCIVYANTRGEVIERVICPLKMVYKAKSWYIKAFCMNKSDFRIFKLTRIIQARNMEKNFSPMEFPQEKKETKVNYENVILRFPQEMAYRIYDEFEVDEINQDDNGDFIICAPMPIDEWLIGYLLSFGSKVYIIEPKYLKKIVYNEAKKICEQNKP, from the coding sequence ATGAAAGAAAGCAGATTATTTAGAATTATTTATCACTTAATGGAAAATGGAAAATCTACTGCTCCAGAGTTAGCAGAAAAATTAGAAGTATCAGTAAGAACTGTTTATAGGGATATTGATATTATTAGTAGTGCGGGCGTACCTATATATGTGACAACGGGAAGAAATGGTGGTATACAGATAGCAGACAGTTTTGTTTTAGATAGGTTGCTTTTATCTGATAAAGAAAAAGAAGATATAATAACGGCATTAAGAAGTGTATCTATTGTGGATGATCATAACCGTGATACACTATCAAAGCTATCAGCGATTTTTAATACAAAAAGTGAAAACTGGCTTGAGGTTGACTTTTCACGCTGGGGGAATAAATCGCAAGATAATACTATGTTTCAAAAGATAAAGGAAGCAATCATATCACACAAAATGCTTTGTATTGTTTATGCAAATACTCGTGGAGAAGTGATTGAAAGAGTAATCTGTCCACTCAAAATGGTGTATAAAGCGAAAAGCTGGTATATAAAAGCCTTCTGTATGAATAAGTCCGACTTCCGTATTTTTAAATTGACACGTATTATACAAGCAAGGAATATGGAAAAAAATTTTAGTCCTATGGAATTTCCACAAGAAAAGAAGGAAACAAAAGTAAATTATGAAAATGTTATACTGCGTTTTCCTCAAGAAATGGCTTATCGGATTTATGATGAATTTGAAGTTGATGAAATCAATCAAGATGATAATGGAGATTTTATAATTTGTGCTCCAATGCCTATAGATGAATGGCTGATTGGTTATCTGCTTTCTTTTGGTTCAAAGGTTTATATCATAGAACCAAAGTATTTAAAAAAAATTGTCTACAATGAAGCAAAAAAAATATGCGAACAAAATAAACCATGA
- a CDS encoding DUF3784 domain-containing protein, translated as MDITLLICALFLFILAILLYIGKLSNMIAGYNTLSAKEKEQYDEAKLCKILAITLFFTSIVLILGAMKILSFTDMIIISIFILIIGVILGNIIPKK; from the coding sequence ATGGATATAACTTTATTAATTTGTGCTTTATTTTTATTTATTTTAGCTATTTTATTATATATAGGAAAACTTAGTAATATGATTGCAGGATATAATACATTAAGTGCAAAAGAAAAAGAACAATATGATGAAGCAAAATTATGTAAGATACTAGCAATAACTTTGTTCTTCACATCAATTGTTTTAATCTTAGGGGCTATGAAAATATTAAGTTTTACCGATATGATCATTATTAGTATATTTATATTAATTATTGGGGTTATATTAGGAAATATTATTCCTAAAAAATAA
- a CDS encoding N-acetyltransferase, with translation MNETFMNLTLDNLDTEHICCAISDKKHQVGVSVKKQWLKKRIEEGHVFRKLDQKGKVFIEYAPIETAWVPVSGENYLYIYCLWVAGSFKKKGYAKSLLEYCIHDAKETEKSGVCVLSSKKKKPFLSDKKFFLKYGFEVVDTAGNDFELLSLSFDGNKPSFSKNVKKMTIDQKELTIYYGLQCPYIPNCIKQVQEYCNKNNIPLNLIAVDTLEKAKNVPCIFNNWAVFYNGDFVTNHLLNETFLKKKFQL, from the coding sequence ATGAATGAAACATTTATGAACTTAACGCTGGATAATCTGGATACAGAACATATATGTTGTGCAATTTCGGATAAAAAACATCAAGTTGGAGTATCAGTAAAAAAACAATGGCTTAAAAAACGAATTGAAGAAGGTCATGTTTTCCGTAAACTTGATCAAAAAGGAAAAGTATTTATTGAATATGCTCCAATAGAAACAGCATGGGTTCCTGTTTCTGGAGAAAACTATCTGTATATTTACTGCCTTTGGGTAGCAGGCTCTTTTAAGAAAAAAGGGTATGCAAAATCTTTACTTGAATATTGTATTCATGACGCAAAGGAAACTGAAAAATCTGGTGTATGCGTTCTCAGCTCAAAAAAGAAAAAGCCTTTTTTATCGGATAAGAAATTTTTTTTGAAATATGGTTTTGAAGTGGTAGATACGGCTGGGAATGATTTTGAGTTATTATCATTGTCTTTTGATGGGAATAAGCCTAGTTTTTCTAAAAATGTAAAGAAAATGACAATCGATCAAAAGGAACTGACAATCTATTATGGGTTGCAATGTCCATATATTCCTAATTGTATTAAACAAGTACAGGAATACTGTAATAAAAATAATATACCATTAAATTTAATTGCTGTAGATACTTTAGAAAAAGCTAAAAATGTTCCTTGCATTTTCAATAATTGGGCTGTTTTTTATAATGGTGATTTTGTGACTAATCATCTTTTGAATGAAACTTTTTTGAAAAAGAAATTTCAATTATAG
- a CDS encoding lamin tail domain-containing protein has protein sequence MTKKKSNKVIKVTMATLATALVVGSNSVISLQAVNNDNSNAIFLDENSITSPIIISEIVADSHQSDMITANGSDAFEYFELYNTSNQSINLDDYQVLYDNGSTISEWNLPVNTILPANQALIVWIQNEESKDLDLALFREYYNLSADEGQIVKTENIVSGFSNSGQRELQVTVKNTKQILSSVIYNDEDVKAQTKKGINFIYNSGRVQESTYSYDLDPTPGSLIEQQELESKYQFVTVNDGIVTVNTAQEINAGEALVVKATTNLPGVILKATLKVNDKEYDMTYDNDGNYVYSVPASEISNEELLNISATFNDGINEIISATQTVTVNKGTVEFASPLLISELSPNSANVSGSDAYEYLQIFNVSDQKVAVNNYQLVYVNGNKKTVWKLDDDIVLEAKEVLTVWIVNDAVEQAGLTVADFNNNYGTNFVAGDNFTTIHSDGMSNSGTRGFKIVTNTNQELTAVDYTAGDSSNGKIDTDEAIYYNYTSNSGVPVYNNEVTLGKLNSQQLITGKYLTPAIVENPEVEVVADSFVSANDNFTVRLENTNLTKMIIDAKLNLYQDENIVASYDLLYTDGILKVDVPAQDLTGYSNLTYDVSITDGLNKATSAKNTVVIEQPGMIDQSKVAPLVISEIMPDSSNVGGSDGYEFIEIYNNSNLDINLKDYKLYYNYPDQGVDGDVIWYETNEDKIIKSHDTLVFWIKNGANDDLQISDFNNKFNTNLDSDHLISIYNAGMANGSARGLKITSNIKDVLDYVLYNMDGVDDTTADKSIVYQNRYDGLTFTSVLVDNDAKPSPGTVSEKPMYEAVLPEIVSLPVYQDHTPTTFNEASDLTFLLDAKSNETTIKSVYLYLKDNNSEDYEVYNLLRNSGDNFSKTLPAIDLYNKSSYTYYFVISDGYQQITTPVNTVNNENPVSTGDQINISEGAIINQTEQIIGTGNNLIIDDQDVTNKAVKSINGNARIVFDTTQTDVFFKNAVAIGNDVIGVFNEGTYSDWRTYAYDINASYFDSETKTITVAFHAGNKANALEHNVENNDDFTLKNIRLTLPDGTTLRASQYSAVYGLGAVEHTEDNWKPDSPVEVNDITPEKEISMGDGTSKVEILYATFTLDEQNFNALRYDLDTTMLEDGTHSVTSGSKTVSFVSDNTAPVIETNMVEGQIYHNGTVEASAQDAICDTSTLIATLDGQGIELPYDFRSLEMTPGNHQLVLTASDMIGNVTSKVINFVTPEENAAINGEITPVSGTTINGDPTFKVTVSDSTDDLMQVAFKRGERYLLGDANITLSSGVSQISGNNTQDFSGDSGDGFPYQQFDVKVSGNISDEATVKIDWEGKSNNQKTFMYAYNYTTNTFDKLDTIMEIDDETMKLTGEVILKDHLFDQTIKIMVQNGEGYTPNQYGEDVTGTMSNPADTPRENYDFTFAIESDTQYYNEDFDGNPVQDVDGNYQYQLDIHNWLIANRERMNIQYLFHDGDIIDDEDQGQEWINADNAYKMLDDANIPYGVLAGNHDVGHLSGDYTSFSKYFGEDRYNQTPWYGESYQDNRGHYDLITVDGIDFIMLYMGWGIGDQEIQWMNDVLAKYPERKAILNFHEYLLASGGLGEEPQRIYNEVVAVNPNVCMVLSGHYHNAQTVVSQFDDNHDGVNDRNVYQMLFDYQGLAQGGMGYMRLMHFDNTNGQIIIRTYSPSLDDYNAKDESNIGDVANINGEEEFIINYSDLGITPVQKQIETTNLDVNIYTNDTFGIVDGVKSNQEVSYTLENAPHGLFGWYVEISDANGGLTRSNVNYVNIDKQNIKPTIVLPDDEFNKVAVGTDFDPLKDVKAYDSQGNDLTSQIVVLGSVDVDKAGRYKLVYQVTDSFNNVTIVTRIVEVVENDDDQDINVQPENDSNTNGTTSTSDNTPFTGDLVNINYLTLAIVSLMAFIITIKKYLKNLKNNHK, from the coding sequence ATGACGAAGAAAAAATCAAATAAAGTAATTAAGGTCACAATGGCAACCTTGGCAACAGCTCTTGTAGTAGGTAGCAATAGTGTTATTTCATTACAAGCAGTTAATAATGATAATAGTAATGCGATTTTTTTAGATGAAAATAGTATTACATCGCCAATTATTATTAGTGAAATAGTTGCAGATAGTCATCAAAGTGATATGATAACAGCCAATGGAAGCGATGCTTTTGAATATTTTGAATTATATAACACTAGTAATCAAAGTATTAATCTAGATGATTACCAAGTGCTATATGATAATGGAAGTACTATTAGTGAGTGGAATTTACCGGTTAATACTATTTTACCAGCTAATCAAGCTTTGATTGTTTGGATTCAAAATGAAGAAAGTAAAGATTTAGATTTAGCTTTGTTTAGAGAATATTATAATTTATCAGCTGATGAAGGTCAGATTGTTAAAACTGAAAATATTGTTAGTGGTTTTTCTAATAGCGGTCAAAGAGAACTACAGGTTACAGTAAAAAACACTAAACAAATTTTAAGTTCAGTAATTTATAATGATGAAGATGTAAAAGCCCAGACAAAAAAAGGAATTAACTTTATTTATAATTCCGGTAGAGTTCAAGAAAGTACTTATAGTTATGATTTAGATCCTACACCAGGTAGTTTGATTGAACAACAAGAATTAGAAAGTAAGTATCAATTTGTAACAGTAAATGATGGAATTGTTACCGTTAATACTGCTCAAGAAATCAATGCTGGCGAAGCTTTGGTTGTAAAAGCTACAACTAATTTACCAGGAGTTATTTTAAAAGCAACTTTAAAGGTAAATGATAAAGAATATGATATGACATATGACAATGACGGTAATTATGTTTATAGTGTTCCTGCTAGTGAAATTAGTAATGAGGAGCTTTTAAATATTAGTGCTACTTTTAATGATGGTATCAATGAAATTATTAGTGCAACGCAAACAGTCACTGTTAATAAAGGAACAGTTGAATTTGCTTCACCACTATTAATTAGTGAATTATCACCAAACAGCGCTAATGTTTCTGGTAGTGATGCTTATGAATATTTACAGATATTTAATGTTAGTGACCAAAAGGTGGCTGTAAATAATTATCAGCTAGTTTATGTTAATGGTAATAAAAAAACAGTTTGGAAATTAGATGATGATATTGTCTTAGAAGCTAAAGAAGTGTTAACTGTTTGGATTGTTAATGATGCTGTAGAACAAGCAGGTTTAACAGTTGCAGATTTTAATAATAATTATGGTACTAATTTTGTTGCTGGTGATAATTTTACAACTATTCATAGCGATGGAATGAGCAATAGTGGTACACGAGGATTTAAAATTGTTACTAACACCAATCAAGAATTAACAGCTGTAGATTATACTGCTGGTGATTCTAGTAATGGTAAAATCGACACCGATGAAGCTATTTATTATAATTACACTTCAAATTCTGGAGTACCCGTTTATAATAATGAAGTAACATTAGGAAAGTTAAATAGTCAACAATTAATTACTGGTAAATATTTAACACCAGCAATTGTCGAAAACCCTGAAGTTGAAGTAGTGGCTGATAGTTTTGTAAGTGCCAATGATAATTTTACTGTAAGGTTAGAAAATACTAATCTTACTAAGATGATTATTGATGCTAAGTTAAATCTATATCAAGATGAAAATATCGTAGCTAGCTATGATTTATTATATACTGATGGAATTTTGAAGGTAGATGTACCAGCTCAAGATTTAACAGGTTATTCAAATTTAACATATGATGTTTCTATTACTGATGGTCTTAATAAAGCAACTTCTGCTAAGAACACGGTAGTAATCGAACAACCAGGGATGATTGATCAAAGTAAGGTCGCTCCTTTGGTTATTAGTGAAATTATGCCTGATAGTTCTAATGTTGGTGGCAGTGATGGTTATGAATTTATTGAAATTTATAATAATTCAAATTTGGATATTAATTTAAAAGATTATAAATTGTATTATAATTATCCTGATCAAGGTGTAGATGGTGATGTTATCTGGTATGAAACTAATGAAGATAAAATTATCAAATCACATGATACATTAGTTTTCTGGATTAAAAACGGTGCTAATGATGATTTGCAAATTAGTGATTTTAATAATAAATTTAATACTAATCTAGACAGTGATCATTTAATTTCAATCTATAATGCAGGAATGGCTAATGGTTCAGCTCGTGGGTTGAAAATAACTTCTAATATTAAAGATGTTTTAGATTATGTTTTATATAATATGGATGGTGTTGATGATACTACAGCTGATAAATCAATTGTATATCAAAATAGATATGATGGTTTAACTTTTACTAGTGTACTAGTTGATAATGATGCTAAGCCATCACCTGGAACAGTGAGCGAAAAACCAATGTATGAAGCTGTTTTACCAGAAATTGTTTCTTTGCCGGTATATCAAGATCATACACCAACTACTTTTAATGAAGCTAGTGATTTAACTTTTTTACTTGATGCTAAATCTAACGAAACAACAATTAAAAGTGTTTATTTGTATTTAAAAGATAATAATAGTGAAGATTATGAAGTTTATAATTTATTACGTAATTCTGGCGATAATTTTTCTAAAACATTACCGGCAATAGATTTATATAATAAATCCTCATATACATATTATTTTGTTATTAGTGATGGCTATCAACAAATAACCACACCTGTTAACACAGTTAATAATGAAAATCCAGTATCTACTGGTGATCAAATCAATATTAGTGAAGGTGCAATTATTAACCAGACTGAACAAATTATAGGTACTGGTAATAATTTAATAATTGATGATCAGGATGTAACTAATAAAGCAGTTAAATCAATTAATGGAAACGCAAGAATTGTGTTTGATACTACTCAAACTGATGTTTTCTTTAAAAATGCAGTTGCTATTGGAAATGATGTAATTGGTGTTTTCAATGAAGGTACTTATAGTGATTGGCGAACATATGCTTATGATATAAATGCCAGCTACTTTGATAGTGAAACAAAAACAATTACAGTTGCCTTCCATGCGGGTAATAAAGCTAACGCTTTAGAACACAATGTTGAAAATAACGATGATTTTACTTTAAAAAATATTAGATTAACATTACCAGATGGTACAACTTTAAGAGCTAGTCAATATAGTGCTGTTTATGGTTTAGGAGCAGTTGAACATACTGAAGATAACTGGAAACCAGATAGTCCTGTTGAAGTGAATGATATTACTCCTGAAAAAGAAATTAGTATGGGTGATGGTACAAGCAAAGTTGAAATTTTATATGCTACTTTCACATTAGATGAACAAAACTTTAACGCTTTACGTTATGATCTTGATACAACTATGTTAGAAGATGGTACTCATAGTGTAACAAGTGGTAGTAAGACAGTATCATTTGTTAGTGATAATACGGCCCCTGTTATTGAAACTAATATGGTTGAAGGTCAAATTTATCATAATGGAACTGTTGAAGCTAGTGCACAAGATGCTATTTGTGATACAAGTACTTTAATTGCTACCCTTGATGGACAAGGAATTGAATTGCCTTATGATTTTCGTTCATTAGAAATGACTCCTGGTAATCATCAATTAGTATTAACTGCTTCAGATATGATTGGAAATGTTACTAGCAAGGTAATAAACTTTGTAACTCCAGAAGAGAATGCAGCAATTAATGGGGAAATAACACCAGTAAGTGGGACAACTATTAATGGTGATCCAACATTTAAAGTTACTGTAAGTGATAGTACTGATGATTTGATGCAGGTTGCTTTCAAAAGGGGTGAACGTTACCTATTAGGTGATGCTAATATTACTTTGTCTAGTGGTGTTAGTCAGATTTCTGGTAATAATACTCAAGATTTCAGTGGTGATTCTGGTGATGGTTTCCCTTATCAACAGTTTGATGTTAAAGTAAGTGGTAATATTAGTGATGAGGCAACTGTTAAGATTGATTGGGAAGGTAAATCTAATAATCAAAAGACTTTTATGTATGCATATAATTATACAACTAACACTTTTGATAAATTAGATACGATTATGGAAATTGATGATGAAACCATGAAATTAACCGGTGAAGTAATATTGAAAGATCACTTATTTGATCAAACAATTAAAATTATGGTTCAAAATGGTGAAGGATATACTCCTAATCAATATGGAGAAGATGTTACTGGTACAATGTCTAATCCAGCAGATACTCCAAGAGAAAACTATGATTTTACATTTGCAATTGAAAGTGATACTCAATATTATAATGAAGACTTTGATGGTAATCCGGTTCAAGATGTTGATGGAAACTATCAATATCAATTAGATATTCATAATTGGTTGATAGCTAATCGTGAACGAATGAATATTCAGTATTTATTCCATGATGGTGATATTATTGATGACGAAGATCAAGGACAAGAATGGATCAATGCTGATAATGCTTATAAAATGCTTGATGATGCTAATATACCTTATGGTGTTTTAGCTGGTAATCATGATGTTGGTCATTTAAGTGGTGATTATACTTCTTTCTCTAAATATTTTGGTGAAGATCGATATAATCAAACCCCATGGTATGGTGAAAGTTATCAAGATAATCGTGGGCATTATGATTTAATTACTGTTGATGGTATTGATTTTATCATGTTATATATGGGATGGGGTATTGGTGACCAAGAGATTCAATGGATGAATGATGTTTTGGCTAAATATCCAGAAAGAAAAGCAATTTTGAATTTCCATGAATACCTATTAGCTAGTGGTGGCTTAGGTGAAGAACCACAACGAATCTATAATGAAGTCGTAGCTGTTAATCCTAATGTTTGTATGGTTTTATCTGGCCATTATCATAATGCTCAAACAGTAGTATCGCAGTTTGATGATAATCATGATGGTGTTAATGATCGTAATGTTTATCAGATGTTATTTGATTATCAAGGCTTAGCCCAAGGTGGTATGGGTTATATGCGATTGATGCATTTTGATAATACTAATGGACAAATAATTATTAGAACATATTCACCTTCATTAGATGATTATAACGCTAAAGATGAAAGTAACATTGGTGATGTAGCTAATATTAATGGCGAAGAAGAATTTATAATTAATTATAGTGATTTAGGAATTACACCAGTTCAAAAACAAATTGAAACAACAAATTTAGATGTCAATATTTATACAAATGATACTTTTGGTATAGTTGATGGTGTAAAAAGTAATCAGGAAGTTAGTTATACATTAGAAAATGCTCCTCATGGACTATTTGGCTGGTATGTTGAAATTAGTGATGCTAATGGTGGTTTAACAAGATCAAATGTTAATTATGTTAATATTGATAAACAAAATATCAAACCAACGATTGTATTACCTGATGATGAATTTAATAAGGTTGCTGTAGGAACAGATTTTGATCCATTGAAAGATGTTAAAGCTTATGACAGCCAAGGTAATGATTTAACTAGTCAAATTGTTGTATTAGGGAGTGTCGATGTTGATAAAGCTGGTAGATATAAGTTGGTATATCAAGTAACTGATAGCTTTAATAATGTTACTATTGTAACTAGAATAGTAGAAGTTGTTGAAAATGATGATGATCAAGATATCAATGTTCAACCAGAAAATGATAGTAATACAAATGGAACTACTAGTACATCTGACAATACACCATTTACAGGGGATCTTGTAAATATTAATTATTTAACATTGGCAATTGTAAGCTTAATGGCTTTTATAATAACGATTAAAAAATATTTAAAAAATCTAAAAAATAATCATAAATAA